From a region of the Odoribacter splanchnicus DSM 20712 genome:
- a CDS encoding PHP domain-containing protein has protein sequence MDIRADLHIHTVLSPCGDLEMSPENILHFAQIQGLNMIGITDHNSTRQAPIIRDYGKTKGIFVLTGAEICSKEEVHALTFFETDEQLTIFQHYLDVHLPDIPNDPEKFGFQVVVDPEEQIIYEEPKLLISALNQSLEEIAHKVRQLDGIFIPAHIDKPCFSILSQLGFVPPDLRYDALELSSHTSLSKFLSGHPELKSASFIQSSDAHYPGDIGKIYTQLKIEDFSFKNIRQSIRNLIT, from the coding sequence ATGGACATTCGGGCCGACCTCCATATTCATACCGTCCTTTCCCCTTGCGGAGATCTGGAAATGAGTCCGGAGAATATTCTGCATTTCGCCCAAATCCAAGGACTGAATATGATCGGAATCACTGATCACAACTCCACCCGCCAGGCACCGATAATCCGTGATTATGGGAAAACGAAAGGTATATTCGTCCTTACAGGTGCTGAAATCTGCAGTAAAGAAGAAGTGCATGCCCTGACTTTTTTCGAAACCGACGAACAGCTTACTATTTTTCAGCATTACCTGGATGTACATTTACCCGATATTCCGAACGACCCGGAAAAATTCGGCTTCCAGGTTGTCGTCGATCCGGAAGAACAGATCATTTACGAAGAACCCAAACTATTGATTTCTGCCTTGAACCAATCGCTGGAAGAAATTGCACATAAAGTCAGGCAACTCGACGGTATTTTCATTCCGGCCCATATCGACAAACCCTGTTTCAGTATTCTTTCACAATTAGGATTCGTCCCGCCGGATTTACGTTATGATGCCCTGGAGCTCAGTAGTCATACCTCTCTTTCGAAATTCCTGTCCGGCCATCCCGAACTGAAATCCGCCTCTTTCATCCAGTCCTCGGATGCCCACTATCCCGGGGACATCGGAAAAATATATACCCAACTGAAAATAGAAGATTTTTCCTTCAAAAACATCCGGCAATCTATCCGGAATTTAATTACGTAA
- a CDS encoding (2Fe-2S) ferredoxin domain-containing protein — MEKIKSLADLKKIRDNVQSKIDLREKSEHPENLIQIKVAMATCGIAAGSKETMNYFLNNLEKNGIQAVVTQTGCMGYCFAEPTVEITKPGKEPIVFGHVNCAKAEEIIQKYLKNDELVEGIIPVNYQSI; from the coding sequence ATGGAAAAAATAAAATCACTCGCCGACCTGAAAAAAATCAGGGATAACGTTCAATCGAAAATCGATCTGCGCGAAAAAAGCGAGCATCCTGAAAATCTGATTCAGATCAAAGTCGCCATGGCCACTTGTGGAATAGCAGCAGGTAGTAAGGAAACGATGAATTACTTTCTGAACAATCTTGAAAAAAACGGTATTCAGGCCGTAGTCACTCAAACCGGCTGTATGGGTTACTGCTTTGCAGAGCCCACGGTAGAAATCACCAAACCGGGAAAAGAACCGATCGTATTCGGTCATGTCAACTGTGCTAAAGCAGAAGAGATCATCCAGAAATACCTGAAAAACGACGAATTGGTCGAAGGGATTATCCCGGTTAATTACCAAAGTATCTGA
- a CDS encoding NADH-dependent [FeFe] hydrogenase, group A6, with amino-acid sequence MEQNITLQIDNHIVEVAKGTTILEAARGVGIQIPSLCYMNLKDMCITNLPASCRICVVEVEGRRNLAPACATRCENGMKVKTSSLRVLNARKTVLELILSDHPNDCLICPKSGNCELQNLAVKLKIREIPFAGERNILPIETSPSIVRDMSKCIYCRRCEMMCNEVQTVGALGAVNRGFISTIAPAFDEPLSNSACTFCGQCVAVCPVGALTEVDHTNRLISDLSNPKKTVIVQTAPAVRAALGEEFGLTPGTSVTGKMVAALRQLGFDKVFDTDFAADLTIMEEGSELLDRLTRYLKGDKDVCLPILTSCCPAWVNFFEHQFPDMLDIPSTARSPQQMFGAIAKNYWAEKMNIPREDLIVVSIMPCLAKKYECAREEFATQGDPDVNYSLSTRELASLIKRANIDFNSLADEDFDHPLGESTGAGVIFGASGGVMEAALRTAYELYTGKTLDKVDFKEVRGLENIKKATIKLNGVELHVGIAHGLGNARKLLNEIREGKSEFHAIEIMACPGGCIGGGGQPLHHGNSALLKARSQAIYQEDEHKPLRKSHENPDIIKLYEEYLGKPLSEKAHHLLHTHYFNKATIN; translated from the coding sequence ATGGAACAAAATATAACTCTGCAAATAGATAATCATATCGTAGAGGTGGCCAAAGGAACGACGATTCTCGAAGCAGCCCGGGGAGTAGGTATTCAAATCCCCTCCTTATGCTATATGAATCTGAAAGACATGTGTATCACCAACCTTCCGGCTTCCTGCCGTATTTGTGTCGTCGAAGTCGAAGGACGGAGAAACCTGGCTCCGGCCTGTGCTACCCGTTGTGAAAACGGCATGAAGGTAAAAACCAGTAGCCTCAGGGTGCTCAATGCCCGGAAAACCGTACTGGAATTAATTCTCTCGGACCACCCCAACGATTGCCTGATCTGTCCGAAATCCGGGAATTGCGAATTACAAAACCTGGCCGTTAAATTAAAAATCCGCGAGATACCCTTTGCCGGTGAGCGGAATATTCTCCCGATAGAGACCTCTCCATCGATTGTCCGCGATATGAGCAAATGTATTTATTGCCGTCGTTGTGAGATGATGTGTAATGAAGTGCAAACCGTAGGGGCACTCGGTGCTGTAAACCGTGGTTTCATTTCAACGATAGCTCCGGCTTTCGACGAACCTTTATCCAATTCAGCCTGTACCTTCTGTGGTCAGTGTGTCGCCGTATGTCCGGTAGGAGCACTGACCGAAGTCGACCATACGAATCGGCTGATCAGCGATCTGAGTAATCCGAAAAAAACCGTTATCGTACAGACGGCACCGGCAGTACGGGCTGCACTCGGCGAGGAATTCGGTTTAACCCCCGGCACTTCTGTTACCGGAAAGATGGTAGCTGCTTTAAGACAATTGGGCTTCGACAAAGTGTTCGACACCGATTTCGCTGCCGATCTGACCATTATGGAAGAAGGAAGCGAATTACTGGATCGGTTGACCCGTTATCTCAAGGGTGATAAAGACGTATGCCTCCCTATTCTGACTTCTTGTTGTCCGGCCTGGGTCAATTTCTTCGAACATCAGTTCCCCGATATGCTGGATATCCCGTCGACCGCACGTTCACCCCAACAAATGTTCGGTGCTATCGCTAAAAACTATTGGGCAGAAAAGATGAACATTCCCCGGGAAGATTTGATCGTTGTATCTATTATGCCTTGTCTGGCTAAGAAATACGAATGTGCCCGGGAAGAATTCGCAACACAGGGCGATCCCGATGTCAACTACTCTCTTTCTACCCGGGAACTAGCCAGTCTGATCAAACGGGCCAATATCGATTTCAACAGCCTGGCGGACGAAGATTTCGATCATCCTCTGGGAGAATCTACAGGTGCCGGAGTAATCTTCGGAGCTTCGGGTGGTGTGATGGAAGCAGCATTGCGAACAGCTTACGAACTTTATACCGGAAAAACACTCGACAAAGTAGATTTCAAAGAAGTACGGGGTCTGGAGAACATAAAAAAAGCAACTATTAAACTCAACGGAGTAGAGCTCCATGTCGGTATTGCTCATGGATTGGGAAATGCCCGTAAACTTTTGAATGAAATCCGGGAAGGAAAATCCGAATTCCATGCGATCGAAATCATGGCTTGTCCCGGTGGTTGTATCGGAGGAGGAGGCCAACCTTTACATCATGGCAATTCGGCTTTATTAAAAGCCCGCAGTCAGGCCATTTATCAGGAAGACGAACATAAACCGCTACGGAAATCTCATGAAAACCCGGATATTATCAAATTATATGAAGAATATCTCGGAAAGCCGTTGAGCGAAAAAGCCCATCATTTATTACATACCCACTATTTTAATAAAGCAACCATTAATTGA
- a CDS encoding DUF4369 domain-containing protein, whose protein sequence is MRNGRDTIGSAVVKDGMFGFEGQVSEPFYGYISIEKKDGEWGGKAFSLFVENSDIRINGGKICLKYESQDHSRKTCIIFR, encoded by the coding sequence TTGCGGAATGGTAGGGATACCATTGGTTCGGCGGTGGTGAAAGACGGGATGTTCGGGTTCGAGGGGCAAGTTTCAGAACCGTTTTACGGGTATATTTCCATTGAAAAGAAAGACGGAGAGTGGGGAGGTAAAGCCTTTAGCCTGTTTGTCGAGAATTCGGATATCCGGATCAATGGAGGGAAGATTTGTTTAAAGTACGAATCACAGGATCACAGTCGGAAGACCTGTATAATATTTAGGTAA
- a CDS encoding ATP-binding protein, with amino-acid sequence MEFNFNLEGGNFSRAGTASSEIKKILKQLNVDALLIKRIVVALYEAEVNVVAHAYEGVMNVVLDGKSIVVTITDKGPGIPDIAKAMQEGFSTASPEVREMGFGAGMGLPNMKKNCDRLNIESTVNVGTKVTMTTYLR; translated from the coding sequence ATGGAATTCAATTTTAATCTGGAAGGAGGAAATTTTTCACGGGCAGGGACCGCTTCCAGTGAGATAAAGAAAATATTGAAACAGCTCAACGTCGATGCCCTTTTAATAAAACGTATCGTCGTTGCGCTTTATGAAGCGGAAGTCAATGTCGTCGCTCATGCTTATGAGGGAGTGATGAACGTCGTGCTGGACGGGAAATCTATCGTCGTCACCATCACCGATAAAGGGCCGGGTATCCCCGATATAGCGAAGGCTATGCAGGAAGGCTTCTCGACCGCTTCGCCCGAAGTCCGGGAAATGGGATTCGGTGCCGGGATGGGATTACCCAATATGAAAAAAAATTGTGACCGGTTGAATATCGAATCTACCGTAAATGTCGGCACCAAAGTGACGATGACCACGTATCTGAGATAA
- a CDS encoding NADH-quinone oxidoreductase subunit NuoF: protein MSYKMHILVCGGTGCRASASKNIICRLEDCLKERALEDEVQVIATGCFGFCEKGPIVKIMPDNTFYVQVKPEDAEEIVNEHIIKGRKVERLLYKEPSKKVTVSDSKHMEFYKKQLRIALRNCGFIDPENIEECIGRDGYSALAKCLTEMTPEAVIDEIKRSGLRGRGGGGFPTGLKWEFARKYQADQKYVVCNADEGDPGAFMDRSIMEGDPHSVIEAMAICGYSIGASKGLVYIRAEYPLAIERLRIAIEQAEKYGLLGENILGTDFSFHIEIRYGAGAFVCGEETALIHSMEGHRGEPTTKPPFPAESGYLNKPTNVNNVETLANIPVILNKGADWFASIGTERSKGTKVFALAGKINNVGLIEVPMGTTLREVIYEIGGGIKNGKKFKAVQTGGPSGGCLTEKHLDTPIDFDNLLAAGSMMGSGGMIVMDEDDCMVAVAKFYLEFIVEESCGKCSPCRIGNKRLLEILTRITEGKGTMEDLDNLRNLSQVIKDTALCGLGQTSPNPVLSTLEHFYDEYVAHIRDHKCPAGKCKALLSFRIDPQLCVGCTLCSRNCPVDAIIGERKEAHFIDTTKCIKCGTCKDKCKFNAISAG from the coding sequence ATGAGTTATAAAATGCATATTCTTGTCTGTGGAGGGACCGGTTGCCGTGCGTCAGCCAGTAAAAATATCATCTGCCGACTGGAAGATTGTCTGAAAGAACGTGCTCTGGAAGACGAAGTACAGGTCATCGCTACCGGCTGTTTCGGTTTCTGTGAGAAAGGTCCTATTGTCAAGATCATGCCTGACAATACCTTTTATGTACAGGTAAAACCGGAAGATGCCGAAGAAATCGTCAACGAACACATCATTAAAGGCCGCAAGGTAGAACGGTTATTATACAAAGAACCGTCTAAAAAAGTGACGGTCAGCGATTCCAAACACATGGAATTTTATAAAAAGCAATTACGCATCGCTTTGCGTAACTGTGGTTTTATCGATCCGGAAAACATCGAAGAATGTATCGGTCGTGACGGTTACAGCGCTTTAGCCAAATGTCTGACAGAGATGACTCCGGAAGCGGTTATCGACGAAATCAAACGATCCGGATTGCGTGGACGGGGTGGCGGCGGTTTCCCTACCGGTCTGAAATGGGAATTTGCCCGCAAATACCAGGCCGATCAAAAATATGTCGTTTGTAACGCCGACGAAGGGGACCCGGGAGCTTTTATGGACCGTTCGATTATGGAAGGGGATCCGCACTCCGTGATCGAAGCCATGGCCATTTGCGGTTACAGCATCGGTGCCAGTAAAGGACTGGTATACATCCGGGCAGAATATCCTCTGGCTATCGAACGGCTTCGTATCGCGATCGAACAAGCTGAAAAATACGGGCTGCTGGGAGAAAATATTCTCGGTACCGATTTTTCTTTCCATATAGAAATCCGTTATGGTGCAGGTGCTTTTGTCTGTGGAGAAGAGACCGCTTTGATCCACTCGATGGAAGGACACCGGGGCGAGCCCACGACCAAACCCCCTTTCCCGGCAGAATCGGGCTATTTGAATAAACCGACGAATGTCAATAACGTCGAAACACTGGCCAATATTCCTGTCATTCTCAACAAAGGGGCCGACTGGTTCGCTTCTATCGGAACAGAACGTTCGAAAGGAACCAAAGTATTTGCATTAGCCGGTAAAATCAATAATGTGGGCCTGATCGAAGTGCCTATGGGTACTACTCTCCGGGAAGTCATTTATGAAATCGGGGGAGGAATCAAAAACGGTAAAAAATTTAAAGCCGTACAAACCGGAGGTCCTTCGGGCGGTTGTCTCACGGAGAAACATCTGGATACTCCGATCGATTTCGACAACTTGCTGGCAGCAGGTTCGATGATGGGATCCGGTGGCATGATCGTCATGGACGAAGACGATTGTATGGTTGCTGTCGCCAAGTTCTATCTGGAATTTATCGTCGAAGAATCTTGTGGAAAATGTTCTCCCTGCCGGATCGGCAACAAACGGTTATTGGAAATCTTAACCCGGATCACCGAAGGGAAAGGCACGATGGAAGATCTCGACAACCTCCGTAACCTGAGCCAAGTGATTAAAGATACGGCTCTTTGCGGCTTGGGACAGACCTCTCCCAATCCGGTACTGTCTACACTGGAACATTTCTATGACGAATATGTCGCTCACATCCGGGATCACAAATGTCCTGCCGGAAAATGTAAGGCGTTGTTATCTTTCCGTATCGACCCGCAACTATGTGTAGGATGTACCCTCTGTTCACGTAATTGTCCGGTAGATGCAATCATCGGCGAACGGAAAGAAGCCCATTTCATCGACACGACTAAATGTATCAAATGCGGTACTTGTAAAGATAAATGCAAATTTAATGCGATAAGTGCCGGATAA
- a CDS encoding TlpA family protein disulfide reductase, protein MWSVYSRYLYEGVFSEKCIAPGIEVEKQSQVLEEKLAERCKLAKGRPCVDFKVVDVNGKEGMFSDYVKSGKYNMLEVWACGHCRVVIPH, encoded by the coding sequence ATGTGGAGCGTATATTCGAGATATTTATACGAAGGTGTATTTTCGGAAAAATGTATCGCTCCGGGGATCGAAGTGGAAAAACAAAGTCAGGTTTTGGAAGAAAAGCTGGCCGAGCGTTGTAAGTTGGCCAAAGGAAGGCCCTGCGTCGACTTCAAAGTGGTGGATGTGAACGGAAAAGAGGGGATGTTTTCCGATTATGTGAAGTCGGGTAAGTATAATATGCTGGAAGTATGGGCGTGTGGCCATTGCCGGGTGGTAATTCCACACTGA
- a CDS encoding DRTGG domain-containing protein: protein MTPDDIIKLLDATCICGARKLHDPIQHAFAADLMSDVLRLNTEGLLLITGMANPQVIRTAEMADIPFILFVRDKQITAEMQQLAEENEILLLRCRQSMFRVCGELYKAGLLPVY, encoded by the coding sequence ATGACACCGGACGACATTATAAAATTACTCGACGCCACGTGTATTTGTGGGGCCCGTAAGCTTCACGATCCCATACAACATGCTTTTGCAGCAGATTTAATGAGCGATGTCTTGCGTCTGAATACGGAAGGATTGCTGTTGATAACGGGGATGGCCAATCCACAAGTCATTCGTACGGCAGAAATGGCGGATATTCCGTTTATTCTTTTTGTTCGTGACAAGCAGATCACGGCAGAAATGCAACAGCTGGCCGAGGAAAACGAAATCCTGCTATTGCGTTGCCGTCAAAGTATGTTCAGGGTATGCGGAGAATTGTATAAAGCCGGGCTTCTTCCGGTGTATTAA
- a CDS encoding [Fe-Fe] hydrogenase large subunit C-terminal domain-containing protein, whose product MGNETFYHALKINSEVCTGCTHCMNVCPTAAIRIKYGKATINEAACTDCGMCLKTCPRQAIYVEQDDFNQIFKFSYRIILLPSVFIGQFPEDISEEQIFSELHNLGFHYVMEVDKSTGLLMEETKHYLQQHPRQRPFISSFCPAVVRLIQVRFPSLIGHIVRLKQAMDIAAIYVRKKYIDKGIPEKEIGVFYVTQCAAKIAAIKCPVGEESSPVDGVINMDFIYNKILLSINRHKSQVLPRVPEQYHLTPQSIQWTLSGGEASNYPGRCLAIDEIHNVIDILEKLENDELTDIDFLELRACDHSCAGGALAINNRFLTIERLQKRMENYIKYNYISINKMPRYKDFLVKQMQLSGEIPPRSIEKLDEDLSVAFQKMEKITRIMKVLPQIDCGACGTPSCQALAQDVVQGKAKLNQCIFMQKILTREGLLTPEESMELSAKVWGIGKFEKNEE is encoded by the coding sequence ATGGGGAACGAGACATTTTATCATGCATTGAAGATCAACAGTGAGGTTTGCACAGGATGTACGCACTGCATGAATGTATGTCCTACGGCAGCGATCCGCATAAAATACGGTAAAGCGACCATCAACGAAGCCGCTTGTACCGATTGCGGCATGTGCCTGAAGACCTGTCCCCGTCAAGCCATTTATGTGGAACAGGACGATTTCAATCAGATTTTCAAATTCTCTTACCGGATCATCTTGTTACCTTCGGTCTTTATCGGACAATTCCCGGAAGATATCAGCGAAGAACAGATATTTTCAGAGTTGCACAACCTGGGATTCCATTATGTCATGGAAGTGGATAAATCGACCGGTCTGCTGATGGAAGAGACAAAGCATTATCTTCAGCAGCATCCCCGGCAGCGTCCTTTTATCTCCAGTTTCTGCCCGGCTGTCGTACGCTTGATCCAGGTACGTTTTCCTTCCCTGATCGGACATATCGTCCGCTTAAAGCAAGCCATGGATATTGCAGCCATCTATGTCAGGAAAAAATACATCGACAAAGGCATACCTGAAAAAGAGATCGGTGTTTTTTATGTCACCCAGTGTGCCGCTAAAATCGCAGCCATCAAGTGTCCCGTCGGCGAAGAAAGTTCTCCTGTAGACGGGGTGATCAATATGGATTTTATCTATAACAAAATCCTCCTTTCGATCAACCGACATAAATCCCAGGTTCTCCCCCGGGTACCGGAACAATACCATCTGACTCCGCAATCCATCCAATGGACCCTCTCGGGAGGAGAAGCTTCCAACTATCCGGGGCGTTGCCTGGCGATCGACGAAATCCATAATGTCATCGATATCCTCGAAAAACTGGAAAACGACGAACTGACAGATATCGACTTTCTGGAACTGAGGGCATGCGACCATTCCTGTGCCGGAGGGGCACTGGCGATCAACAACCGTTTTCTCACCATCGAAAGATTACAGAAACGGATGGAGAACTATATCAAATACAACTACATCTCTATCAATAAAATGCCCCGGTACAAGGATTTTCTGGTAAAACAAATGCAACTGAGCGGTGAAATTCCACCCCGGTCGATCGAAAAACTGGATGAAGACTTGTCGGTTGCTTTTCAGAAAATGGAAAAAATAACCCGCATTATGAAGGTTTTACCTCAGATAGACTGCGGGGCTTGCGGCACACCCTCCTGTCAGGCTTTGGCTCAGGATGTCGTGCAAGGGAAGGCCAAACTCAACCAATGTATATTCATGCAAAAAATCCTCACCCGGGAAGGGTTGCTTACCCCGGAAGAATCGATGGAATTATCGGCCAAAGTCTGGGGAATCGGAAAATTTGAAAAGAACGAAGAATAA
- a CDS encoding DRTGG domain-containing protein: MTVRELATQLKLEVCCGAAGLDKEIKGGYTSDLLSDVMGNAREGNIWITLQTHKNIMAIASLKELAAIVLVKGYRPEEDTVSESEAEGIPILSTSRQTFEMTGEIYELLQKKEQ; encoded by the coding sequence ATGACAGTCAGAGAATTGGCTACACAACTAAAATTAGAAGTCTGCTGTGGTGCGGCAGGCCTGGACAAAGAGATCAAAGGCGGCTATACCTCCGATCTACTGAGTGATGTGATGGGTAACGCCCGGGAAGGGAATATCTGGATTACGCTTCAGACACACAAAAATATCATGGCCATCGCTTCGCTGAAAGAACTGGCAGCCATTGTCCTGGTCAAAGGTTACCGACCGGAAGAAGATACCGTTTCCGAAAGTGAGGCAGAAGGCATACCCATCTTAAGTACTTCCAGACAGACATTCGAAATGACAGGCGAGATTTACGAACTTCTCCAGAAAAAGGAGCAGTAA
- a CDS encoding NADH-quinone oxidoreductase subunit NuoE family protein: MSEIQLPQHKIDKLLEICDAHGNQPGELINVLHKAQHLFGYLPAEVQRIVADKLNIPVSKVYGVVTFYSFFTMTPKGEHPISVCMGTACYVRGAEKVLDEFKRILNINVGETTPDGKYSLSSLRCVGACGLAPVVLIGEKVFGRVVPGDVEKILKELD; this comes from the coding sequence ATGAGCGAAATACAATTACCTCAGCATAAAATAGACAAGTTACTCGAAATCTGTGATGCTCATGGAAATCAGCCGGGAGAACTGATCAATGTCTTACATAAAGCACAGCATCTTTTCGGATATCTTCCGGCAGAAGTACAACGGATTGTTGCCGACAAGCTGAATATTCCGGTATCTAAGGTATATGGAGTAGTCACCTTTTATTCATTCTTTACTATGACCCCCAAAGGTGAACATCCGATTTCCGTATGTATGGGAACCGCTTGTTATGTCCGGGGAGCTGAAAAAGTACTGGATGAATTTAAACGGATATTGAATATCAATGTAGGCGAAACGACTCCCGACGGTAAATACTCTTTGTCCAGTCTGCGTTGTGTCGGGGCTTGCGGCCTGGCTCCCGTCGTGTTGATCGGCGAAAAAGTATTCGGACGCGTTGTTCCGGGTGACGTAGAAAAAATACTGAAAGAATTAGATTAG
- a CDS encoding carbohydrate binding domain-containing protein encodes MKRMIYILAVVMAVGCHRSMAPWPGDGDKQDVAMYVRTRSLSGITASPSVYQFFVYDQVHSSMSRYSVNPEKEDNNVLHLKLFPGTYTGYCVTNAEETENWEYADNLPPGEIFLKSGKTETGDHLLGQSDFTVAQDGDNSAVFDLNRKVGMLRVTIENIPEWLTDLQINLSNISQKMSLTGEYKGDCSITKNIGLPDENGTSVTTLLVFPPKEKAILTLSSNSMVFVTPEHPIESILANRITEIKAIFKDPAATSELDITTRLADWDETILQEADWEVDKPQGPCTGVGNGTNLVLNGSFESDFIDDLPDHWNADVSSKEYTPRIVSVTSPTQEGSKAVRIEGKTYLYQDIPVTGGQCYQLKMYVNAPAHEVKWRSWCTWMKGSKNLPSDALHSPSYQYETSGYIDAYAGKVFRAPADATKLRVEIRNYMDPVEGKGLYVDAIRVEAVD; translated from the coding sequence ATGAAACGCATGATTTATATCTTAGCGGTAGTTATGGCTGTCGGTTGTCATCGTTCGATGGCCCCCTGGCCTGGTGACGGTGACAAACAAGATGTCGCCATGTATGTCAGAACACGTAGCCTGTCCGGCATTACAGCTTCTCCCTCAGTGTATCAGTTTTTTGTTTACGATCAGGTTCATTCCAGCATGAGCCGGTACAGTGTCAATCCCGAAAAAGAGGACAACAATGTCCTTCACCTGAAGCTTTTTCCCGGCACATATACCGGCTATTGCGTTACAAATGCCGAAGAAACCGAAAATTGGGAATATGCCGATAATCTTCCGCCCGGCGAAATATTCCTGAAATCGGGTAAAACAGAAACCGGAGATCATCTACTCGGGCAAAGTGATTTCACCGTGGCCCAGGACGGCGACAACAGCGCCGTTTTCGACCTCAACCGAAAAGTCGGAATGTTGAGAGTGACCATCGAGAATATTCCCGAATGGTTAACCGATTTACAAATCAATCTGAGTAATATCTCTCAAAAGATGAGTCTGACCGGAGAATATAAAGGCGATTGTTCTATCACTAAAAATATCGGTTTACCGGACGAGAACGGTACTTCGGTGACGACTTTGCTGGTATTTCCCCCAAAAGAAAAGGCTATTCTGACCCTTTCTTCCAATTCAATGGTATTTGTCACTCCGGAGCATCCCATCGAATCCATATTAGCCAACCGGATAACGGAGATCAAAGCCATTTTCAAAGACCCGGCTGCCACCAGCGAGTTGGATATCACCACCCGACTCGCAGATTGGGATGAAACGATCCTGCAGGAAGCGGATTGGGAAGTCGACAAGCCCCAAGGTCCCTGTACAGGCGTAGGCAATGGAACGAACCTCGTTCTAAACGGAAGCTTTGAAAGCGATTTTATTGACGATCTTCCCGATCACTGGAATGCAGATGTTTCCAGTAAAGAATATACTCCCCGGATAGTCAGCGTCACCTCTCCGACCCAGGAGGGAAGTAAAGCGGTAAGAATAGAAGGTAAAACTTACCTCTATCAGGACATTCCTGTGACGGGTGGTCAATGTTACCAATTGAAGATGTACGTCAATGCACCCGCTCACGAGGTCAAATGGCGCAGCTGGTGTACCTGGATGAAAGGCAGTAAAAACCTGCCTTCGGACGCCCTTCATTCTCCGAGTTACCAATACGAGACTTCGGGCTATATCGATGCCTATGCCGGAAAAGTATTCCGGGCACCGGCGGACGCCACCAAGCTCCGGGTAGAAATCCGTAATTACATGGATCCGGTCGAAGGTAAAGGGCTATACGTCGATGCCATCCGTGTGGAAGCCGTCGATTAG
- a CDS encoding ATP-binding protein, producing the protein MKDLSSHMMDIVQNSIRAEASWIQIRICEDPEADLFLIEIQDNGCGMDEATLARVRDPFFTSRTVRKVGLGIPLLQQNAERTGGKVSIVSQPGQGTTLTARFGHSHLDRPPLGDVAETLTLLAAANPAIHFSYDHSTPSGTYRFDTQEIIQVLEGVPLGHPEILPAIQNLIRENLKEIHADQSMSIRQS; encoded by the coding sequence ATGAAAGATTTGTCCTCTCATATGATGGATATCGTCCAGAATTCTATCCGGGCAGAGGCTTCGTGGATTCAGATCCGGATTTGCGAAGATCCGGAGGCAGATCTCTTTCTTATTGAAATTCAGGATAACGGTTGCGGTATGGATGAGGCGACTTTGGCAAGGGTCAGGGATCCTTTTTTTACCAGCCGGACAGTACGCAAAGTGGGCCTGGGAATTCCCTTGCTCCAGCAAAATGCCGAACGAACCGGAGGAAAAGTTAGTATCGTCTCACAGCCGGGTCAAGGGACTACTCTCACAGCCCGTTTCGGTCATTCCCATCTGGACCGTCCTCCTTTGGGAGATGTAGCAGAAACGCTTACGCTATTGGCAGCCGCCAATCCGGCCATCCATTTCAGCTACGATCATTCGACTCCCAGCGGTACATACCGGTTCGATACCCAAGAGATCATACAGGTGCTGGAAGGTGTACCTTTGGGACATCCCGAAATTCTTCCGGCCATACAAAATTTAATCCGGGAGAATCTCAAAGAAATACATGCCGATCAAAGCATGTCCATCAGGCAATCATAA